Proteins encoded together in one Oceanobacillus iheyensis HTE831 window:
- a CDS encoding response regulator transcription factor — translation MTVHIGLVEDDTNIQNIVSAYLKKEGYQTTILDNAEDGWKLWENNPPDMWILDIMLPGMDGYEFCKKIRNESDVPIIIISAKDEEIDKILGLELGGDDYLTKPFSPRELIARVKRLFKRSTSHRQDEIEEDRVKVDQLLVYKNERRVFFEGEEFETTTKEYDMLLLLAENPNRAFSREELLMKIWGNDYFGSDRAVDDLIKRIRKKMGNIPLETVWGFGYRLRKDEE, via the coding sequence ATGACAGTTCATATTGGTCTAGTTGAAGATGATACAAACATTCAGAATATCGTTTCCGCGTATTTAAAAAAGGAAGGATACCAAACTACAATTTTAGATAATGCGGAAGATGGTTGGAAACTTTGGGAGAACAACCCACCTGATATGTGGATATTAGATATAATGTTACCGGGAATGGACGGGTATGAATTTTGCAAAAAAATTCGAAATGAAAGTGATGTTCCGATTATCATTATTTCTGCAAAAGATGAAGAAATTGACAAAATACTTGGGCTTGAATTAGGTGGAGATGATTATTTAACAAAGCCGTTTAGCCCTAGAGAATTAATAGCTAGAGTGAAGAGATTATTTAAACGTTCAACCTCACACCGCCAAGATGAAATAGAAGAGGACCGTGTAAAAGTTGATCAGCTGCTAGTTTATAAAAATGAACGTCGCGTATTTTTTGAAGGAGAAGAATTTGAAACAACAACAAAAGAGTACGATATGCTGCTACTGCTTGCAGAAAACCCAAACAGAGCATTCTCAAGAGAAGAACTGCTTATGAAAATTTGGGGTAATGATTATTTTGGTAGTGATAGAGCAGTTGATGATTTAATTAAACGAATTCGTAAAAAAATGGGCAATATCCCACTAGAAACCGTATGGGGTTTTGGATATCGCTTAAGAAAAGATGAGGAATAA
- a CDS encoding sensor histidine kinase → MKLQSQLNAAFTALLLVIMTTAGYIIYSLILDLLIQDEKRQLAETGELLVSFLNEQYNNDVNNYQNINDFLQEQDLQLFLYDRNLDTVLFSTMNISVVNEFFQQNNFANNDEFLWQYGSDRFVTSRIIFSPEQTGLELILLTPMHDLQVVQQNFFVRLLLVFLVGAVAAVILSYFMTNKLVTPLSQLKTELKKVENRQFDRMSRVKATGEIKEVEQSVYEMAQTLEQYMKSQQTFFQNASHELKTPLMTIQGYAEGIRDGIFDEKDTEKGLEVMVTEVNRLKGIINEMILLAKLDTDPAEYSPFPLEADQFIHQVVDRAHPIVNEEGIELNHQVENGVILFADEEKLLRALLNIVFNGIRHSKSTVNIQVYTKDHKVMIDVEDDGSGITEEDAEHIFHRFVKGKDGETGLGLAIARAIIEQAGGNISVSNSEIGGAKFTIQLPKYQSTNHNRQKPKQLPK, encoded by the coding sequence ATGAAGCTTCAGTCGCAATTGAACGCAGCTTTCACAGCGTTGCTTTTAGTTATTATGACCACGGCGGGCTATATCATTTATTCGTTGATTTTGGATTTACTCATTCAAGACGAAAAAAGACAGCTAGCAGAAACTGGGGAGCTATTGGTTAGTTTTCTTAATGAACAATATAATAACGATGTAAATAATTATCAAAATATAAATGATTTCTTACAAGAACAGGACTTACAACTATTTTTATATGATCGAAATTTAGATACCGTATTGTTTTCGACAATGAATATTTCGGTCGTAAATGAATTTTTTCAACAAAATAATTTTGCGAATAATGATGAGTTTTTATGGCAATATGGTAGTGATCGCTTTGTCACGTCACGTATCATTTTCTCTCCGGAGCAAACTGGATTGGAACTTATCTTGTTGACTCCGATGCATGATTTACAAGTAGTCCAACAAAATTTCTTTGTTCGACTTCTCTTGGTATTTCTTGTTGGGGCGGTAGCTGCTGTTATACTTAGTTATTTTATGACAAATAAGTTAGTGACACCATTGTCTCAATTAAAAACGGAGCTAAAAAAGGTAGAAAATCGTCAGTTTGATCGGATGAGCAGGGTGAAGGCAACTGGTGAAATTAAAGAAGTAGAGCAAAGTGTATATGAAATGGCTCAAACATTGGAGCAATATATGAAATCACAACAAACTTTCTTCCAAAATGCCAGTCATGAGTTAAAAACACCATTAATGACGATACAAGGGTATGCTGAAGGTATAAGAGATGGGATTTTTGATGAAAAAGATACAGAAAAAGGATTAGAGGTAATGGTTACGGAGGTTAATCGTTTGAAAGGGATTATCAATGAAATGATTCTGCTAGCAAAATTAGATACAGATCCTGCAGAATATTCACCTTTTCCACTTGAAGCAGATCAATTTATACATCAAGTAGTTGATCGAGCACATCCTATAGTCAATGAAGAAGGGATAGAATTAAACCATCAAGTGGAGAACGGGGTTATCCTATTTGCTGACGAAGAGAAATTACTTCGTGCTCTACTTAATATAGTTTTCAATGGAATTCGTCATTCTAAATCGACGGTAAATATTCAAGTTTATACCAAGGATCATAAGGTAATGATTGATGTAGAAGACGACGGAAGCGGTATTACAGAAGAAGATGCAGAGCATATTTTCCATCGGTTTGTAAAAGGAAAGGATGGCGAGACAGGCCTTGGTCTTGCAATAGCTCGTGCAATTATCGAACAAGCAGGTGGTAATATATCTGTATCCAATTCTGAAATTGGCGGAGCGAAATTTACGATTCAATTGCCGAAATATCAGTCAACAAATCATAATAGACAAAAACCAAAGCAACTTCCAAAGTAG
- the typA gene encoding translational GTPase TypA, giving the protein MQLRNDIRNIAIIAHVDHGKTTLVDQLLKYSGTFRDNEHVDERAMDSGDIERERGITILAKNTAVKYKDTTINILDTPGHADFGGEVERIMKMVDGVALVVDAYEGTMPQTRFVLKKALEQKLTPMVVLNKIDRPNARPEEVVDEVLDLFIELGADDEQLEFPVVYASAINGTSGLEAEEQEETMDPVFQTILEHIPAPIDTKEEPLQFQVTLLDYNDYVGRIGVGRVVRGSIKVGQQVVVLKQDGSQKSFRVSKLFGFTGLKRIEIQEAIAGDIVALSGMEDLNVGETVCPVEQPEALPWLRIDEPTLQMTFLVNNSPFAGKEGKFITSRKIEERLMKQLETDVSLRVDPTDSPDVWTVSGRGELHLSILIENMRREGYELQLSKPEVIIREIDGVKCEPVERVQVDVPEEYTGAIMESLGERKGEMIDMVNQGNGQVRIEFKVPSRGLLGYTTEFMSQTRGYGILNHTFDAYEPLIKGQVGGRREGVLVALENGKASTYGIMNLEDRGVIFVSPGTEVYAGMIVGEHNRDNDLTVNITREKHLTNVRSATKDQTTTIRKSRTLSLEEALQYLSDDEFCEVTPESIRLRKKILNKNEREKAAKRKV; this is encoded by the coding sequence ATGCAATTAAGAAATGATATTCGCAATATCGCAATTATTGCGCACGTTGACCACGGAAAAACAACGCTTGTGGATCAGCTATTAAAATATTCTGGTACTTTCCGAGACAATGAGCATGTTGATGAACGTGCAATGGACTCTGGAGATATAGAACGTGAACGTGGAATTACAATATTAGCTAAAAATACAGCTGTAAAATATAAAGATACAACGATAAATATATTAGATACACCTGGGCACGCTGACTTCGGTGGAGAAGTAGAACGTATCATGAAAATGGTAGATGGTGTTGCCTTAGTAGTAGATGCATATGAAGGTACAATGCCACAGACACGATTTGTGTTAAAGAAAGCATTGGAGCAAAAGTTAACACCGATGGTTGTGCTTAATAAAATTGATCGCCCGAATGCACGCCCAGAAGAGGTTGTTGATGAAGTACTTGATTTATTTATTGAATTAGGAGCCGATGATGAACAATTAGAATTTCCGGTAGTATATGCATCAGCTATTAATGGAACTTCTGGTTTAGAAGCGGAAGAGCAAGAAGAAACAATGGATCCTGTATTCCAAACGATTTTAGAGCATATTCCAGCGCCAATTGATACAAAAGAAGAACCTTTACAATTCCAAGTAACACTACTTGATTATAACGACTATGTTGGACGTATTGGAGTGGGACGAGTTGTTCGAGGAAGCATAAAAGTTGGCCAGCAAGTGGTAGTATTAAAACAAGATGGATCGCAAAAATCCTTCCGCGTTTCCAAGCTATTTGGTTTTACCGGGTTAAAACGTATTGAAATCCAAGAAGCTATAGCCGGTGATATCGTTGCGTTATCTGGAATGGAAGATTTAAATGTGGGAGAGACTGTATGCCCAGTAGAGCAACCAGAAGCACTACCTTGGTTGCGAATTGATGAACCAACATTGCAAATGACATTCTTAGTAAATAATAGTCCTTTTGCAGGTAAAGAAGGAAAGTTCATTACCTCTCGTAAAATTGAAGAACGTTTGATGAAGCAATTAGAGACAGATGTAAGCTTGCGTGTAGACCCAACGGATTCGCCAGATGTATGGACAGTATCTGGACGTGGAGAATTACATCTATCAATCCTAATCGAAAACATGCGTCGTGAAGGTTATGAATTACAATTATCCAAACCGGAAGTTATTATTCGTGAAATTGATGGCGTGAAATGTGAACCAGTAGAACGTGTACAAGTGGATGTACCAGAAGAATACACGGGTGCAATTATGGAGTCACTAGGTGAACGTAAAGGTGAAATGATTGATATGGTCAATCAAGGGAACGGTCAAGTTCGTATCGAATTTAAAGTGCCTTCTCGTGGATTATTAGGTTATACGACTGAATTCATGTCACAAACTCGTGGATACGGTATTTTAAATCACACGTTCGATGCTTACGAACCACTTATTAAAGGTCAAGTCGGCGGACGTCGTGAAGGGGTACTAGTTGCACTTGAAAACGGGAAAGCATCAACTTACGGTATAATGAATCTAGAAGATCGTGGTGTGATTTTTGTATCACCAGGAACAGAAGTATATGCAGGTATGATCGTAGGAGAACATAATCGTGATAATGACTTAACGGTTAATATTACACGTGAAAAACATTTAACCAATGTACGTTCAGCTACGAAAGATCAAACAACAACAATCCGTAAGTCCAGAACTTTATCTTTAGAAGAAGCACTTCAATATTTAAGTGATGATGAATTTTGTGAAGTTACACCGGAATCCATTCGATTAAGAAAGAAAATCTTAAATAAAAATGAGAGAGAAAAAGCTGCAAAGCGTAAAGTATAA
- a CDS encoding PQQ-dependent sugar dehydrogenase, giving the protein MRIIYGLLFCLLFMTGCTEQSDPSSENSSDVTTPSNEQQVIASQLQTPWAIELVGETIYLTERPGNIVEVLEDGELTRKPVEFIDDLAGEPESGLLGIAFPDDFSSSNRAYIYYSYHTNNGNFQRITTISEQEDTWVEEEVLLDGIPGGTYHHGGRIKYGPDNLLYITVGDASQPELAQNLDSLAGKVLRMNPDGSIPDNNPFENSYVYSYGHRNPQGLAWNEKGELYATEHGNSALDEINLIEPGNNYGWPIIEGDETMDDMVSPMIHSGEDTWAPSGMEYANGALYFATLRGESVKRFNPADSEVETILENKGRIRDVKYGNNGLYIITNNTDGRGNPSDNDDQLLWIPLEE; this is encoded by the coding sequence ATGCGTATTATATACGGTCTATTATTTTGCCTTTTATTTATGACAGGATGTACGGAACAATCCGATCCATCATCAGAAAATTCTTCAGATGTCACAACTCCGAGTAATGAGCAACAAGTAATTGCTTCTCAATTACAAACTCCTTGGGCTATCGAACTAGTAGGTGAAACGATATATTTAACAGAACGTCCTGGTAACATAGTTGAGGTATTAGAGGATGGTGAGTTAACAAGAAAACCAGTTGAATTTATAGATGATTTAGCAGGTGAACCAGAATCAGGTCTTTTAGGTATCGCTTTCCCAGATGATTTCTCATCTTCTAATCGAGCGTATATTTATTATTCCTACCACACAAATAATGGTAACTTTCAACGAATTACAACGATCTCAGAACAAGAGGACACCTGGGTGGAAGAAGAAGTATTGTTAGATGGGATCCCTGGTGGTACCTATCATCATGGTGGGAGAATAAAGTACGGACCGGATAATCTTTTATATATTACTGTTGGTGACGCTTCACAACCTGAATTAGCACAAAACCTCGATAGCTTGGCTGGAAAAGTGTTACGTATGAATCCCGATGGTTCCATACCAGATAATAATCCATTTGAGAATTCCTATGTGTACAGCTATGGACATCGCAATCCGCAAGGGCTAGCTTGGAATGAAAAGGGAGAATTATACGCTACAGAGCATGGTAATAGTGCCTTAGATGAAATTAATCTAATAGAACCTGGAAATAATTATGGATGGCCTATCATTGAAGGCGATGAAACAATGGATGATATGGTAAGCCCTATGATTCATTCTGGAGAGGATACATGGGCTCCATCAGGAATGGAATATGCCAATGGTGCATTATATTTTGCTACATTAAGAGGAGAAAGTGTCAAGAGGTTTAATCCTGCTGATAGTGAAGTAGAAACAATTTTAGAGAATAAAGGAAGAATCCGTGATGTTAAATATGGGAATAATGGTTTATATATAATTACAAATAATACAGACGGTAGAGGTAATCCATCTGATAATGACGATCAGTTACTATGGATTCCATTGGAAGAATAA
- a CDS encoding PAS domain-containing protein: MELDSRKRMHLLEKALNYTRVGIIVTDPSIEDNPIVIANKGFLELTGYEEHEIIGKNCRFLQGKDTDNISIKQLRDAIQNKEPITIQIYNYKKDGTGFWNELSIDHMWDEQEGKYFFVGVQKDITNEKQNELLYEKSLKEIEKISTPIVPIMKDVSILPLIGTMNDTRIEALITSLSDYLENSDQHYLIIDLSGLFEMDTYTVSRFLKIHQFVSMMGKDLLVAGIRPDMAMKTLTIQDTWQGMRTFKDVKMAVEYIKQKEPEIN, from the coding sequence TTGGAACTTGATAGTAGAAAAAGAATGCATTTACTAGAAAAAGCTTTAAATTATACACGCGTAGGAATAATCGTTACTGATCCTTCTATCGAGGATAATCCAATAGTTATTGCTAATAAAGGATTTTTAGAACTAACTGGTTATGAAGAACACGAAATAATTGGGAAGAACTGTAGATTCTTACAGGGCAAAGATACGGATAATATTAGTATTAAACAACTTCGTGATGCAATACAGAATAAAGAACCAATTACCATTCAAATATATAATTACAAGAAGGATGGAACCGGTTTTTGGAATGAATTATCCATTGATCATATGTGGGATGAACAAGAAGGAAAATATTTCTTTGTGGGAGTTCAAAAAGATATTACGAATGAAAAACAAAATGAATTACTGTATGAAAAGAGCTTAAAAGAAATTGAAAAAATCTCTACACCGATTGTTCCGATTATGAAAGATGTATCGATTCTTCCATTGATTGGAACGATGAATGACACTAGAATAGAAGCATTAATAACCTCTCTATCGGACTATTTGGAGAATTCAGATCAACATTATTTAATTATTGATTTATCAGGATTATTCGAAATGGATACATATACGGTTTCTCGATTTTTGAAAATACATCAATTTGTGTCTATGATGGGAAAAGACTTACTGGTGGCAGGCATTCGTCCAGATATGGCAATGAAGACATTAACTATTCAAGATACTTGGCAAGGCATGCGAACGTTCAAAGATGTAAAAATGGCAGTTGAATATATAAAGCAAAAAGAACCAGAAATTAACTAA
- a CDS encoding dimethylarginine dimethylaminohydrolase family protein, protein MRNTTAMEPISNVYCKNEYDSLHKVITVPPKHMKIKEIINETQLHYADDNIDIQKAMTQHHDFINALKKTGSEVIQLKADSNLNEQVFTRDIGFVIEDQFFVSQMQREIREKESVVLQNWLSTEGIPFTPIKTASIEGGDVIVDGKDIWVGQSKRTLKPAISELTSHLPNNEVHAVPLRDDILHLDCIFNVLEDGYALIYKDGMDSQSYQTMKQKYTLIEVTEEEQFHMAPNVLSIGNGKIISLPENNRVNKELARAGFDIMEVDFSEIIKSGGSFRCCTLPIFRG, encoded by the coding sequence ATGAGGAACACAACAGCGATGGAACCAATCTCCAACGTATATTGTAAAAATGAATATGATTCTTTACACAAAGTCATCACAGTTCCCCCAAAACATATGAAAATTAAAGAGATTATAAATGAAACTCAATTACATTATGCAGACGATAATATCGATATTCAAAAAGCAATGACACAGCATCATGACTTTATAAATGCTTTGAAAAAAACGGGATCTGAAGTTATTCAACTTAAAGCAGACTCAAATTTAAATGAACAAGTTTTTACCAGAGATATAGGTTTTGTAATTGAAGATCAGTTTTTTGTTTCACAGATGCAACGTGAAATAAGAGAAAAAGAGAGTGTTGTTTTACAGAACTGGTTAAGCACAGAAGGTATTCCATTTACTCCTATTAAAACAGCTTCCATAGAAGGTGGAGACGTTATCGTAGATGGTAAAGATATTTGGGTAGGTCAAAGTAAAAGAACCTTGAAACCAGCTATTAGTGAGCTAACTTCTCATTTACCAAATAATGAGGTACATGCCGTACCTTTGCGAGATGACATTTTACATTTAGATTGTATTTTCAATGTACTAGAAGATGGATATGCACTAATCTATAAAGATGGAATGGATAGCCAATCTTACCAAACGATGAAGCAAAAGTATACATTGATTGAGGTAACGGAAGAAGAACAATTTCATATGGCACCAAATGTTCTTTCCATAGGTAACGGTAAAATAATTAGCCTTCCTGAAAATAATCGAGTGAATAAAGAACTCGCTCGAGCAGGGTTTGATATCATGGAAGTAGATTTCTCTGAAATTATTAAGTCCGGCGGTTCATTCCGTTGTTGTACACTGCCGATTTTCCGAGGATAA
- a CDS encoding CapA family protein: MKRLYRFFPVSIITIFFLLFMSFIDIETVEKSYNVHAGHASLLQKKTAPTIEQEIKVSAVGDVLIHSPVYEDARERDGFDFNPMFKQVKTYLDSSTVTIANQETMIGGEEMGLSSYPSFNSPFEVGDALKENGVDIVTIANNHTLDRGEQAITNAIGHWQSIDMLYEGAYQNKEDQEKIRVLETEEGISIASLAYTYGTNGIPVPQGKEYLVDLIDRKKMKEEIIKAKKLADIVVLSLHFGNEYEHYPNQSQKDLAKFAADLGVDVIIGHHPHVLQPIDWVKGEDGYQTLVAYSLGNFLSNQQKYNQRVGGIFGFSITKRVKGEEENIEVHSPTFVPTYVYFENNYTNFRVIPMYQLRDDQLENAQQKYEETKQHINQYINEVEFLEKE; this comes from the coding sequence TTGAAAAGATTATATCGCTTTTTTCCTGTGTCTATAATCACTATTTTTTTCTTATTATTTATGAGTTTTATTGATATTGAAACTGTTGAAAAAAGTTATAATGTTCATGCTGGGCATGCATCATTGTTACAGAAAAAAACGGCTCCAACTATAGAACAAGAGATCAAGGTATCTGCTGTTGGAGATGTTTTAATTCATAGTCCAGTTTATGAAGATGCAAGAGAGCGTGATGGTTTTGATTTTAATCCAATGTTCAAGCAAGTTAAAACCTATCTTGATTCCTCTACGGTTACGATAGCCAATCAGGAAACGATGATAGGTGGAGAAGAAATGGGATTATCTTCTTATCCGTCATTTAATAGCCCATTTGAGGTTGGAGATGCACTCAAAGAAAATGGGGTTGACATTGTAACGATTGCCAATAATCATACACTAGATCGCGGTGAACAAGCTATAACCAATGCAATTGGCCATTGGCAGTCAATAGATATGTTGTATGAAGGTGCTTATCAGAACAAGGAGGATCAAGAGAAAATAAGAGTACTGGAAACCGAAGAAGGCATTTCTATTGCATCATTAGCTTATACATATGGTACAAATGGAATACCAGTTCCTCAAGGGAAAGAATACTTAGTCGACTTAATAGACCGTAAAAAAATGAAAGAAGAAATTATAAAGGCAAAAAAATTAGCAGATATAGTTGTTCTTTCGCTTCATTTTGGTAATGAGTATGAGCACTATCCTAACCAATCACAGAAAGACTTAGCAAAGTTTGCTGCAGATTTAGGAGTAGACGTTATTATTGGACATCATCCACATGTACTGCAGCCAATCGACTGGGTGAAAGGGGAAGATGGTTATCAGACTCTAGTTGCGTATTCACTAGGTAATTTTCTTTCTAATCAACAAAAGTATAATCAACGTGTTGGCGGGATATTTGGATTCTCCATAACCAAGAGGGTAAAAGGGGAAGAAGAAAATATAGAAGTTCATTCTCCGACGTTTGTACCTACATATGTGTACTTTGAAAATAATTACACTAACTTTAGGGTGATCCCCATGTATCAACTTAGGGATGATCAATTAGAAAATGCTCAACAAAAATATGAAGAAACGAAACAACATATAAATCAATATATAAACGAAGTGGAATTTCTAGAAAAAGAATAA
- a CDS encoding DUF368 domain-containing protein, which translates to MEWKNIYRGLAMGATDVVPGISGGTIAVLLGIYDQLIQSLNGLFSKDWKKHLGFLIPLGIGIVAAIFLLASVIEWLFEHHPQQTQFFFLGLILGVLPYLFHKANAKTDFTAKHYVYLVIGFIVVSIMAFFNPTEGQAIENMTPATYLLLFVSGFIGSSAMIIPGISGSFMLLLLGVYTTVISAISNLYFDIIIVTGLGIAIGFIVMSKIIAYFLRNHYTSTYAVIIGLVIGAVVVVYPGFSDGVLGLIISVITFGLGLFVAYILGRVEYKQ; encoded by the coding sequence ATGGAATGGAAAAATATATATCGTGGTTTAGCTATGGGAGCAACCGACGTTGTTCCAGGGATTAGTGGTGGTACGATTGCAGTATTATTAGGCATTTACGATCAATTAATCCAATCATTAAATGGTTTATTTAGTAAGGATTGGAAAAAGCATTTAGGTTTTTTAATACCTCTAGGTATCGGAATAGTAGCAGCAATATTTTTATTAGCTAGTGTAATTGAATGGTTATTTGAACACCATCCACAACAAACTCAGTTTTTCTTTTTAGGATTAATTTTAGGTGTGTTACCGTACTTATTTCACAAAGCTAATGCAAAAACTGACTTTACAGCCAAACACTATGTATATCTAGTGATTGGATTTATCGTTGTTAGTATTATGGCGTTCTTCAACCCTACAGAGGGACAAGCTATAGAGAATATGACTCCGGCAACATATTTATTGTTATTTGTATCAGGTTTTATTGGCAGTAGTGCGATGATCATACCTGGTATCAGCGGATCGTTTATGTTGCTATTACTCGGAGTGTATACTACGGTTATATCAGCAATTAGTAATTTATACTTTGATATAATTATCGTTACAGGATTAGGGATTGCGATTGGTTTTATTGTCATGAGCAAAATTATTGCCTACTTTTTAAGGAATCATTATACTTCGACTTATGCAGTAATCATTGGACTTGTAATTGGAGCAGTAGTAGTCGTATATCCAGGTTTTTCAGATGGGGTATTAGGATTAATCATTAGTGTTATTACATTCGGATTAGGTCTCTTTGTAGCGTATATATTAGGTCGAGTTGAGTATAAACAATAA
- a CDS encoding thioredoxin family protein, producing the protein MEAIKSVESFNEIIASEQPVIIKFYADWCPDCKRMDMFIDGVIEEFNHYDWYEVNSDEVEGLAEKYEVMGIPSMLIFKNGEKIAHQHSAYTKSPESVSEFLHQQLD; encoded by the coding sequence ATGGAAGCAATTAAAAGTGTCGAATCGTTTAACGAAATTATTGCTAGTGAGCAACCGGTAATTATTAAATTTTATGCTGATTGGTGTCCAGACTGCAAACGTATGGATATGTTTATCGATGGAGTAATCGAAGAATTTAACCATTACGATTGGTATGAAGTAAATAGTGACGAAGTTGAGGGACTAGCAGAAAAATATGAAGTAATGGGTATTCCGAGTATGCTGATCTTTAAAAATGGTGAAAAAATTGCACATCAACATAGTGCATATACTAAATCACCTGAATCTGTGTCGGAGTTTTTACATCAACAATTAGATTAA
- a CDS encoding response regulator transcription factor produces MAERILIVEDEQKISRVLQLELEYEGYESEVASNGKDALNKIEQENWDLVLLDIMIPQLSGLEVLRRVRRAENQTPIILLTARDEVHDKVSGLDLGANDYITKPFQIEELLARVRVHLRKVVQAANDNQTLSVADLQVDLHAYEVTRNGEKIELTPREFNLLVCLLKNKNIVLTREQLIESVWGYDYFGDTNVVDVYIRYLRQKVDKNFEIPIIQTVRGVGYTIKEDKQ; encoded by the coding sequence ATGGCAGAACGTATATTAATTGTGGAAGATGAACAAAAAATTAGCAGAGTATTACAGTTAGAGCTTGAATACGAAGGTTATGAATCTGAAGTAGCTAGTAATGGAAAAGATGCATTAAATAAAATTGAACAAGAAAACTGGGATCTTGTACTACTAGATATTATGATTCCTCAGCTAAGTGGATTAGAAGTGTTAAGACGTGTTCGGAGAGCAGAAAATCAAACGCCGATCATCTTATTAACTGCTCGTGATGAGGTTCATGATAAAGTAAGTGGTCTCGATTTAGGTGCGAATGATTACATAACGAAACCATTTCAAATAGAAGAGTTACTCGCTCGTGTACGTGTGCATTTACGAAAAGTTGTGCAGGCAGCGAATGATAACCAGACTTTATCAGTAGCAGATCTACAGGTGGATTTACATGCGTATGAGGTCACGCGTAACGGTGAAAAAATTGAATTAACACCTCGCGAATTTAATTTATTGGTGTGTTTACTAAAGAATAAAAATATTGTTCTTACTCGAGAACAGTTAATTGAATCGGTATGGGGATACGATTATTTTGGAGATACAAATGTGGTAGATGTTTATATTCGTTATTTACGCCAGAAAGTAGATAAAAACTTTGAGATACCGATAATTCAAACTGTACGTGGTGTAGGTTATACAATTAAGGAAGATAAACAATGA